The Crocosphaera subtropica ATCC 51142 genome includes a window with the following:
- a CDS encoding aminotransferase class I/II-fold pyridoxal phosphate-dependent enzyme, with the protein MLIKEAENALIPIFSEIDHKVKKNLKKTLAGFRNHRLGVHHFASVSGYGHDDLGRDTLDEIFAEIMEAEAAMVRIQFVSGTHAIACALFGVLRPGDEMLAVAGAPYDTLEEVIGLRGSGQGSLRDFNINYRQLDLTQEGTIDWEGLKTAIKPKTRLVLIQRSCGYSWRSSLSISDIKEIIKIVKVQNSNTVCFVDNCYGELVELLEPTGVGADLMAGSLIKNLGGTIVTTGGYIAGKKSLVEAAACRLTSPGIGTEGGATLNQNRLLFQGLFLAPQMVGEAIKGSHLMAYVFDKLGYEVKPLPMVARRDIIQGIKLGTPEKLMAFCRAIQTYSPVGSYLDPVPAEMPGYASQLVMAGGTFIDGSTSEFSADGPLREPYIVFCQGGTHWTHISLALEAAIEAILPL; encoded by the coding sequence ATGCTCATAAAAGAGGCAGAAAACGCCCTGATTCCGATTTTTTCGGAAATTGACCATAAGGTCAAGAAGAATCTCAAGAAAACCTTAGCAGGCTTTCGTAATCATCGTCTGGGGGTTCACCATTTTGCTAGTGTAAGTGGTTATGGTCATGATGATCTCGGACGAGACACCCTCGATGAGATATTTGCTGAGATTATGGAAGCAGAAGCAGCAATGGTTCGTATACAATTTGTATCAGGAACCCATGCGATCGCTTGTGCTTTATTTGGGGTACTTCGCCCAGGGGACGAAATGTTAGCAGTGGCTGGTGCGCCTTACGATACCTTGGAAGAGGTCATTGGCTTACGGGGTAGCGGCCAAGGCTCCTTAAGAGATTTTAACATTAATTACCGGCAATTAGACCTAACTCAAGAGGGAACCATTGACTGGGAAGGGTTAAAAACAGCGATTAAACCGAAAACAAGATTGGTGTTAATTCAGCGTTCTTGCGGTTATTCTTGGCGTTCCAGTTTATCTATTTCAGATATTAAAGAAATTATTAAAATTGTTAAAGTACAAAATTCCAACACAGTATGTTTTGTGGACAATTGTTATGGTGAATTGGTGGAACTCTTAGAACCAACAGGGGTGGGTGCTGATTTAATGGCGGGTTCTTTAATTAAGAATTTAGGGGGAACAATTGTTACTACAGGAGGCTATATTGCGGGTAAAAAATCATTAGTAGAAGCAGCCGCTTGTCGGTTAACTTCTCCTGGTATTGGAACAGAAGGTGGGGCAACGTTGAATCAAAATCGGTTATTATTTCAAGGGTTATTTTTAGCCCCACAAATGGTGGGAGAAGCCATTAAAGGAAGTCATTTAATGGCCTATGTTTTTGATAAATTAGGGTACGAAGTTAAGCCCTTGCCGATGGTTGCCCGTCGAGATATTATCCAAGGAATTAAGTTAGGAACACCAGAGAAATTAATGGCTTTTTGTCGTGCTATTCAGACCTATTCTCCTGTGGGTTCTTATCTTGATCCCGTACCAGCAGAAATGCCAGGTTATGCAAGTCAATTAGTGATGGCCGGAGGAACATTTATTGATGGGAGTACCTCAGAATTTTCCGCCGATGGACCGTTAAGAGAACCTTATATTGTTTTCTGTCAAGGGGGAACCCATTGGACTCATATTTCTTTAGCTTTAGAAGCAGCGATTGAAGCAATTTTACCCCTGTAA
- a CDS encoding acyl-CoA desaturase, with protein MTVATSQKLPYDWTIIIYMASIHLVALLAFLPGNFSWQAVGVAFFLYWVTGALGITLGFHRLVSHHSFQAPKWLEYILVFFGTLACQGGPIQWVGLHRIHHKYSDTEPDPHDSNRGFWWSHIGWMLHHIPADNDVPRYTQDINEDPFYKFCQTFMIPIQIVLGLILYFLGGWSFVIWGIFVRLVMVFHFTWFVNSATHKFGYQSHESNDNSRNCWWVALLTFGEGWHNNHHAYQYSARHGLAWWEIDITWMTIQVLQFLGLAKNVKLAPVSDNK; from the coding sequence ATGACTGTTGCCACATCTCAAAAACTTCCCTATGACTGGACAATTATTATTTACATGGCTTCGATCCATCTAGTTGCTTTACTAGCATTTTTGCCGGGTAATTTTAGTTGGCAAGCCGTAGGTGTTGCCTTCTTTTTATATTGGGTTACAGGAGCGTTAGGAATTACTCTAGGCTTTCATCGGTTAGTATCTCATCATAGTTTTCAGGCACCAAAATGGCTAGAATATATATTAGTTTTCTTTGGTACATTAGCTTGTCAAGGTGGTCCTATTCAATGGGTCGGTTTACACCGTATTCATCATAAATATTCTGATACTGAACCTGATCCTCATGATTCTAACCGAGGCTTTTGGTGGAGTCATATTGGATGGATGTTACATCATATTCCGGCGGATAATGATGTACCTCGTTACACTCAAGATATTAATGAAGATCCTTTTTATAAATTTTGTCAAACTTTCATGATTCCCATTCAAATTGTTTTAGGTTTAATCCTTTATTTCTTAGGAGGATGGTCTTTTGTCATTTGGGGAATTTTTGTCCGCTTAGTAATGGTATTTCACTTCACTTGGTTTGTTAATAGTGCCACCCATAAATTCGGTTATCAAAGTCATGAATCTAACGATAATTCCCGTAACTGTTGGTGGGTTGCTCTATTAACCTTTGGAGAAGGCTGGCACAACAATCACCATGCGTATCAATATTCTGCCCGTCATGGGTTAGCTTGGTGGGAAATTGATATTACTTGGATGACGATTCAAGTCTTGCAATTTTTAGGACTTGCTAAAAATGTCAAGTTAGCCCCTGTTTCAGATAATAAATAG
- a CDS encoding RNA recognition motif domain-containing protein produces MSIYVGNLSYEVTQVDLEEVFGEYGTVKRVQIPSDRETGKSRGFGFVEMGTETEETAAIEALDGAEWMGRALKVNKARPRENRKSSGGGSTRRY; encoded by the coding sequence ATGTCAATTTATGTCGGTAATTTATCCTATGAGGTAACACAAGTAGACCTCGAAGAAGTTTTTGGAGAATATGGCACCGTGAAAAGGGTACAAATTCCCAGCGATCGTGAAACCGGAAAATCCAGAGGCTTCGGTTTTGTCGAAATGGGGACAGAAACCGAAGAAACCGCAGCCATTGAAGCATTAGACGGGGCTGAATGGATGGGACGGGCCCTCAAAGTTAATAAAGCTAGACCTAGAGAAAATCGCAAATCCTCTGGTGGAGGTTCGACTCGTCGCTATTAG
- a CDS encoding pentapeptide repeat-containing protein, giving the protein MNIKELLSRYSAGQRDFRDITLIAANLRNVNLSGVNLSGADLRGVNLTRANLSYANLTNVRLQGANLTETNFIAANLTGVDLNGIDVSQTNLSRAIFKESKVAVQ; this is encoded by the coding sequence ATGAATATCAAAGAACTTTTAAGTCGCTACAGTGCAGGACAAAGAGACTTTAGAGACATCACTTTAATTGCAGCTAATCTCAGAAATGTCAATCTCAGTGGTGTTAATCTCAGTGGGGCTGATCTTAGAGGGGTTAATCTCACTCGAGCTAATCTCAGCTATGCTAATTTAACCAATGTTCGTTTGCAAGGGGCTAACTTAACAGAAACTAATTTCATTGCAGCTAATCTAACGGGTGTTGATCTCAATGGGATAGATGTCAGTCAAACCAATTTATCAAGAGCAATTTTTAAAGAGTCAAAAGTTGCTGTCCAATAA
- the rpsU gene encoding 30S ribosomal protein S21, which translates to MTQIIRGENEGIESALRRFKRQVSKAGIFYDMKKNRHFETPIEKRKRKALAKQRQRKRSYRK; encoded by the coding sequence ATGACTCAAATTATTCGTGGAGAAAATGAGGGTATTGAATCAGCCCTACGTCGCTTTAAACGACAAGTCAGTAAAGCAGGAATTTTTTATGATATGAAGAAAAATCGGCATTTTGAAACCCCTATCGAAAAACGTAAACGTAAAGCTCTAGCTAAACAGAGACAACGGAAAAGAAGTTATCGTAAATAG
- the ltrA gene encoding group II intron reverse transcriptase/maturase, which yields MTNAQLRKVLTPTNDGQKWSNIDWKTVNKKVYKLQNRIYRASQRGDIVAVRKLQKILTSSWSAKCLAIRKVTQENRGKRTSGIDGIKSLRPSARWKLIQELKFTGKSKPVRRVWIPKPGKSEKRPLGIPTIKDRALQTLAKMALEPEWEAKFEPHSYGFRPGRSVHDAVEAIFTGISKKKKFILETDIEKCFDKINHSELIKKLNTYPKLRRQIKAWLKAGIIDENQLFPTEEGTPQGGTLSPLLANIALHGMENLLKKAFPRLGVGNRQTWFHSKGQEFYSPILIRYADDLVVIHEDQKVIEVCKELINEWLRTIGLRLKDSKTKIVHTYDEHKRNKPGFDFLGFNFRQYKADKNSSGKSPKGELLGFKAIIKPSKESLKKHHEKLRKIVRSEKASKQEVLIRKLNSVIRGWTNFYSTVCSKDSFETQDHLLFSCLVRWAKRRHPRIKSWNKVKNKYWKTSETENWIFTHKGIEERLKRHNQTPIKRHTLVRGNASPYDGNHIYWSTRMGKNPILHARKSALLKRQKGKCNWCGLHFKQEDVIQEDHIVAKSKNGNNRFDNLQLLHIQCHQKKNAKDYRDWYECQSPSD from the coding sequence ATGACTAATGCCCAATTGAGGAAAGTATTAACACCCACAAACGACGGACAAAAGTGGAGTAACATCGACTGGAAAACCGTTAACAAGAAGGTGTATAAGCTACAAAACCGAATTTACAGAGCCAGTCAACGTGGGGACATTGTTGCCGTCCGCAAACTCCAAAAGATTTTGACCTCATCATGGTCAGCCAAATGCTTAGCCATAAGGAAAGTGACCCAAGAAAATCGTGGAAAGAGAACATCAGGAATAGACGGAATAAAATCATTAAGACCGTCGGCCAGATGGAAGCTCATTCAGGAACTCAAATTCACAGGAAAAAGTAAACCAGTACGAAGAGTATGGATACCAAAACCTGGAAAATCCGAGAAAAGACCCTTGGGAATACCAACCATAAAAGACCGAGCATTACAAACCTTAGCAAAAATGGCACTAGAACCAGAATGGGAAGCTAAATTCGAGCCTCATTCTTACGGTTTCAGACCTGGTAGGTCAGTCCATGATGCAGTAGAAGCAATATTTACAGGTATATCCAAGAAGAAGAAATTTATTCTTGAAACCGACATAGAAAAATGCTTCGACAAAATCAACCATTCTGAATTAATTAAAAAGCTCAACACATATCCTAAATTGAGGAGACAAATCAAAGCCTGGTTAAAGGCAGGAATAATAGATGAAAATCAATTATTCCCAACAGAAGAAGGTACACCTCAAGGCGGAACTCTAAGCCCATTACTGGCAAATATCGCCTTACATGGGATGGAAAACTTACTCAAGAAAGCATTTCCCAGATTAGGAGTAGGAAATAGACAAACCTGGTTTCACTCTAAAGGACAGGAATTTTACAGTCCAATCCTAATCAGATATGCAGATGACCTTGTAGTAATACATGAAGACCAAAAAGTAATTGAGGTCTGTAAAGAGCTAATAAATGAATGGTTAAGGACTATCGGCTTAAGACTAAAAGACAGTAAAACCAAAATTGTCCACACTTACGACGAACATAAAAGGAATAAACCAGGCTTTGATTTTCTGGGGTTTAACTTCAGACAATATAAAGCTGACAAAAATAGCTCTGGAAAATCTCCTAAAGGCGAATTACTTGGATTTAAAGCCATCATAAAACCTAGCAAGGAGAGTCTCAAAAAACACCATGAGAAATTACGAAAAATAGTCCGAAGTGAAAAAGCTTCTAAACAAGAAGTTCTCATTAGGAAACTCAATAGCGTAATTAGAGGATGGACAAATTTTTACTCAACTGTATGCAGTAAAGATTCATTTGAGACACAAGACCATCTATTATTTTCCTGTTTAGTAAGATGGGCAAAACGGAGACACCCAAGAATAAAATCTTGGAATAAAGTCAAAAACAAATACTGGAAAACGTCAGAAACCGAAAACTGGATTTTCACTCACAAAGGTATTGAGGAAAGACTGAAAAGACACAATCAAACGCCTATAAAAAGGCATACATTGGTCAGAGGAAATGCCTCCCCTTACGATGGAAACCACATCTATTGGAGTACCAGAATGGGTAAAAACCCTATATTACACGCCCGAAAAAGTGCGTTACTAAAACGTCAAAAAGGGAAATGTAACTGGTGCGGATTACACTTTAAGCAAGAAGATGTAATACAGGAAGACCACATTGTAGCAAAAAGTAAAAACGGTAATAACCGTTTCGACAATCTACAACTCCTACACATCCAATGTCACCAAAAGAAAAACGCTAAGGATTATCGTGACTGGTATGAATGTCAATCACCTTCAGATTGA